The following coding sequences are from one Kushneria phosphatilytica window:
- a CDS encoding ArsC/Spx/MgsR family protein has product MLTLYGLHNCDSCRRAQRALEAAGCTVDFVDLKQRSAEQGLDDALLDRLLEGADWRTLLNRRSRTWRELGEEERSDLDEDSARALMKSRPTLIKRPVVDDGTTLIIGHDPDGWRSLIDQ; this is encoded by the coding sequence ATGCTGACACTCTACGGTCTGCACAACTGCGATAGCTGCCGCCGAGCGCAGCGCGCGCTGGAAGCGGCCGGATGCACGGTCGATTTCGTCGATCTGAAGCAGCGAAGTGCGGAGCAGGGCCTCGATGACGCCCTGCTCGACCGTCTGCTGGAAGGCGCTGACTGGCGCACCCTGCTCAATCGTCGAAGTCGCACCTGGCGCGAACTCGGAGAGGAAGAGCGCAGCGATCTGGATGAAGACAGTGCCCGGGCGCTGATGAAAAGTCGACCAACGCTGATCAAGCGACCGGTAGTGGATGACGGCACGACCCTGATCATCGGTCATGACCCGGATGGCTGGCGTAGCCTGATCGATCAGTGA
- the dapD gene encoding 2,3,4,5-tetrahydropyridine-2,6-dicarboxylate N-succinyltransferase yields MLSLALGIGHQNSRGEWLDVYYPAPLHQPDSALVEAARQSLEAPAGNTAVSFLPEHCTALADALSAAGDEHQADIARAMVDSQRPLVAMFLEEDRTPESVPEVYLKLHLLSHRLVRPHSIKLDGMFALLKNIAWTSEGPIDVEELDNRQLKARLAGRPLSVDSVDKFPKMTDYVMPAGVRIADTARVRLGAYLGEGTTVMHEGFCNFNAGTEGPGMVEGRIAAGVMLGSGSDLGGGASTMGTLSGGGNIVIRTGENCLIGANAGLGIPLGDRCTIEAGLYITAGAKVTVLDDQGQEVRTVAARELAGQDDLLFIRHSVTGRLECRTNKSAIALNDVLHAHN; encoded by the coding sequence ATGCTGAGTCTTGCACTGGGTATTGGCCATCAGAACAGCCGCGGCGAGTGGCTGGATGTCTATTATCCTGCCCCGCTACACCAGCCTGACAGCGCGCTGGTCGAGGCGGCGCGACAAAGTCTTGAAGCGCCTGCCGGCAACACCGCCGTCAGCTTTCTGCCCGAGCACTGCACTGCGCTGGCCGATGCCCTGAGCGCTGCCGGCGATGAACATCAGGCTGATATTGCCCGCGCCATGGTCGACAGCCAGCGCCCACTGGTCGCGATGTTTCTCGAGGAAGACCGAACCCCGGAAAGCGTGCCCGAGGTCTATCTCAAGCTTCACCTGCTGTCGCACCGTCTGGTCAGGCCGCATAGCATCAAACTCGATGGCATGTTTGCCCTGTTGAAAAACATCGCCTGGACCAGCGAGGGTCCGATTGACGTTGAGGAACTGGATAACAGGCAGCTCAAGGCGCGTCTCGCCGGCCGCCCGCTATCGGTGGACAGTGTCGACAAATTCCCGAAGATGACCGACTACGTCATGCCTGCCGGCGTACGTATCGCCGATACCGCCCGCGTTCGCCTTGGGGCGTATCTGGGCGAAGGCACTACGGTAATGCACGAAGGCTTTTGCAACTTCAATGCCGGTACCGAAGGCCCGGGGATGGTCGAAGGCCGTATCGCAGCCGGCGTCATGCTCGGCAGCGGTTCCGATCTTGGTGGCGGTGCCTCGACCATGGGTACCCTCTCCGGTGGTGGCAATATCGTCATCCGCACCGGCGAGAACTGCCTGATTGGCGCCAATGCCGGCCTGGGTATCCCGCTCGGCGATCGCTGCACCATCGAAGCCGGGCTTTACATCACGGCCGGAGCCAAGGTCACCGTCCTTGATGATCAGGGGCAGGAAGTGCGCACCGTGGCCGCCCGCGAACTGGCCGGGCAGGATGATCTGCTGTTCATCCGTCATTCGGTGACCGGACGGCTCGAATGCCGCACCAACAAGAGTGCCATTGCGCTCAACGATGTCCTGCACGCCCACAACTGA